tgaggctcagagaagttaagtgactagcccaaagtcacacagctgacaagtggcagagaagggatgagaacctacgacctctgactcccaagcccgtgctttttccactaagctgtgctgcttctctaacataagtATTAATTTAAACTAACATAAATACATTAATGTAAAGGAAATAattttatataattaatataaataaataatctaccACTGgtcagccctgaataataatgatggtatttgttcattcattcattcaattgtatgtattgagcgcttactgtgtgcagagcactgtactaagctcttgggaacaacaagttggcaacatatagagacggtccctacctaacaacgggctcacagtctagaagggggagacggacaacaaaacaaaacatgtagacaggtgtcaagtcatcagaaccaacagaagtaaagctaaatgcacatcagtaacaaaataaatagaagagtaaatatgctcaagtaaaataaatagagtaattaatctgtacaaacacatatacaggtgctgtggggaggggaaggaggtagggcgggggagatggggaggaggagaggaaaaaggggattcagtctggtaaggcctcctggaggaggtgagctctcagtagggctttgaagggaggaggagagctagcttggcggatgtgtggagggagggtattccaggcaagggggaggacgtgggccagggtcgacagcggggtaggcgagaacgaggtacagtgaggaggttagcatcagaggagcggagggtgcgggctgggctgtagaaggagagaaggaaggtgaggtaggagggggcgaggtgatggagggtacttactatgtgtcaagcactgttctaagcactggggtagatacaagatcaacagggtggatacagtccctgtcctccattgagctcacagtcttaatctccattttacagatgagggaactgaggcacagagaagtgaagtgactttcccaagttcacactagacaagtggaggatggagattacaacccaggtccttctgactccagggcttctcctgtagattataaatttgttgtgggcaaggaacgtgtctattaactctgttttattgtagtttcccaaggtgcttaatatagtgccctgcacacaatgagcgatcgataaataccattgatgatggtgattgtgggGTGGTGTTACAAGGGAATGGACAGAGAATAAACCTGAAGAAAATAGAGGCCATATACCAACCTGCCCCAGGGAATCCCAAGAACAACCAAAATTGCACAGGCCACTTAGATGTCAGGGATGCCACTGAATTATATCACGTAGGCAGTATGCTAATGCAACAATCCAGGGGGTGAAAAATGATAGTCAAGTCAGAAGGAGAAGCTTTCTTCCCTGCGTGAAAGGACTCCCAACTAAGACCCTCCCCACCGccgccttcacgtccctgtttctcaggctgtagatgagagggttcagggcggggggcatcacAACGTAGAACACAGACAGTACCATATCcagagcagaagaggagcctgaagATGGTTTTAAAGTAGCGAAGATAGCCGTGGTGAAAAACATAGTCGTtacggtgaggtggggcaggcatgtggagaaggctttagcccgGCCTTCGtgggccggcatcctcagcacggcccagaagatgcgcgcGTACGAAACGAGgatggagacaaagcagaagaCGCCTGAAAGGGTTCCGGTGACTAGAAGCACAACGATGACggggtgcgtttcggagcaggagagtcggaccacggaggcgatatcacagaagaactgtgggatcaggaaggaaccgcagaagggtagggagaacgtcccagaggatgacatcactgcaaacaaccccccgccgagccatgaggcggccgccatcttgctacaagcccctcggtccatgagaacctcgtagcgcaggggaagacagatggcAGCAtaacggtcgtaggacatcgccgtgaggacgaacagctctgaggtagcaaacagaaccacggagaagacctgggaggcacagcccaggaaggaaatggatctatggtcggtcagggagctgtggatggatttggggacggtgacggagatgaggcagaggtcgaggatggacagattcctaaggaagaagtacataggggtgtggaggcgccgatcgagggcggtgacagcgacgatgaggagattccccgtcagggccgccaggtagaccaggaggaacatcgcagcgtggaccaactgcagctcccggacctctgagaatcccaggagcaggaattccgttaccttggtgacattgaacatttctaggAGATTTTCGAAACCATCTAAAGGGACAAGGAGCAGTTTAGAATCTGGCTGGGGTGacaggaaataaaataataacagatACGCAGATGAAAGaaaagtggtttgcacacagttagcgcgcaataaagacgattgagtgaatgagtgaattcaagcaatcaaccgtatttattaagtgtttaaagaaaatggcatttattaagctcttactatgtgcaaagcactgttccaagctctggggaggttacaaggtgatcaggttgtcccacggggggctcacagtcttaacccccattttacagttgagggaactgaggcacaaagaagttaagtgactagcccaaagtcacacagctaacaattggcggtgccgggatttgaatccgtgacctctgactccaaagcccgtgatttttccactgagccacagtgtttactgtgtgtagagcattgtactaagggcttaggagagtacaggacaacattGCCTTCCGAAATGGAAAAACggtatggcctattggaaagagtgtggtcctgggagtcagaggacctgggtgctattcccagctccagcaaatttctgctgtgtgacctcaggcaagtcacttcaacttctccgtgcctcagctacctcatctgtgaaatgaggtttaagactgtgagccctaggtggaagagaaactgtgtctgacccaactaacctgtatctacgccagcgtttaatacagtgcctgacactggtgcgtgcttagcaaataccattagaaaaacacctccctcctcacacacccAATGAGGTCTAGAGcctcagtacagagctttgcacacagtaatgcctcaataaatacgatctaatgaatgaaagaatcaatgaTCCTCTCTCAGGCCCCTTGGAACCCAGAGTGGCTGAGTGGCTTCAGAGCCTTGAGAACTGGCgatagaggcaggggcagagggaagttgagatctgaaaataaaaataaaccctaCACGAAGGAATCAGACCAGGAAGGAACAGACTAGCTGAAAGTGGGGAGGTCCTGGATGAAGAGTCAccaccaggttcattcattcattcattcattccatcgtgtttattcagctcttactctgtgcagagcactgtactaagcacttggttcttgtcttaatttcctgtgttatagatattttctggattagagaggcagcatggactagtggataactcagagacctgggaggaggtctgggttctaatcccagctctgttatttgtccgctgtgtgatcttcggcatgtcacttcacttctctttgcctcagttccctcatctgtaaaatggggaatgagactgtgagcccctactgggacagggactgtgtccaacccgattttctcgtatccatctcagagcatagtacagtgcctggcacatgataagtatttaacaaataccacaattttattattattattattattattttattattatagtccaagtGATCCCATCCAGTATGGGGCCTGAACTGACAGAATTGCCCTAAACCCACCTAGATCCactctgccttccaccacccaagCAGGAACAAGGATAATCAGGTACATGTAGGAATCCCCTTCACCCCTTGTTTTCAGATTGTGATCCCCTGTTTGGGATAAGGACTTAGCCAATCTTTCCTTTCAAAGCTTTtcgtacagtgttccgcacatctTAGTGgctaaataaacaccattgtgTAGCAGAAATAACCAGCTCTGTCAGGGATATGGAGACTGCTCTTCTCGGAACATTTTTTACTGATCCgaccccgtccatccccgccacccatcCAGGAAATCCGGCAGATGCAGAGAGATGGCGACGCCGGGTGGAGGGAAATGTGTTACGCCTGGAGatgtgaggagatgggggagcttTCTTTCGTTCTCTGTCACCGTCGGCCCCCCCGGTGAACCACTTCCTCAACATGTTCTCCCGACCCAGACTCACCGGTCAGTCTGTGACGAGCGGGCACTGGTCTCTGCTGTCCTACAAAAACCCCCGTCTCCTCAGCCCCGGGACGTCGTccacaggagggtctccgggagaTTTAAAGGGTcccagctcctcttccctcccactcgGAACGTGACGTGCTATCGGCGAggccgggcctttctggaaaagctccctgccgctcctgGGGTATTTCCCCCTGGGGAACGGgacacacgttgggctgaggggccttatTCTGTCATGTTCGGGTCTGGCTTCCCTGGGACCCGGCATCTCTGGGGTCTGGCCCCAAGGGCAGGATAGCGGTCCTGCCCCACGAGACCTCCCCTCGGGGAACATGTGTCCTGTCTTGTGTCTCACACGGAGAAACACGGAGAAACTCCAATCAGCCTCACTGTTGTCATTACTTTCTGTCTCCCAACCTTCTTCCTAGTATGATCTGGAGTTCACTCTTTGTCTcggccatttgcttcctctccctcctcctcccacgcaTCATGACCTATTCCGGGATATGTCCAGTCTCCAGCTCCCAGATTCTCTCCCTCTACGacaccacctccttcccatcaccttctcaccaacattcccgaggtataaaatcccatctcccccaagaggccttcccagattaagtccttatttcccttactctttctccccGTGTATCACCTGTGAaactggatctgtcccctttcagaACTTGATTTTTtaaatcccaccctcagcccacagcacttatatccatctctgtaatttattcattcattccttcaatcatgtttattgagaacttcctgtgtgcccagcactggactaagcgcttggaaagtacaactcggcaacagatagagacaatccctacccaacaacgggcttacagtctgaaagggagtagacatacaacaaaacaaaccaggtagacaggcatcagtagcatcaaaataaataaatataattatgaatatatacacatcattaataaaatgaatagaataatgaatatgtacatatatacacaagtgctgtggggcggggaagggggtagagcagagggaggaagtagggacgatggggaggggaggaagagcagaggaaaaaggagtcTCCGTCTGGAAAGGTGTCTTGggagagctgagctctcagtcgggctttgaagaggagaagagagctagtttggcggatgtgaggagggaggacattccaggtaggaggaaggacgtgggccaagtgtcgatggcgggacaggtgagaacgaggcacagtgaggaggttagtggcagaggagcggaatacGCGGGttgggctgtaatttattttaatgcctatctaccCCTCGAGGCCATCGGCATCTTgagagcagaaaatgtgtctatcaactggcATAGGGGAGAaagcatggtcctaggagtcagaaggtcatgcggtctaatcccagctctgccacgtgtctgctgtgtgaccttgggcaagtcacctgacctctctgtgcctcagttacctcctccgtaaaatggagtttgagtatgtgagtcccaggtgggccagggactgtgtccaacccgatttgcttgtctccatgccagcgcttagtacagtacctggcacacagtaagcacttaccaaatgctgcaattattattattactctcccaagcccttggtattgtgctctggacagagtaagcagttaatatataccattgactgattgattcattaggacactgaggttctaattccagcccttccactgaaccaagccttgatttccctatctggaaaatggggacaaaatacctgcttttcctcactcctatACAGTGATCCCCGTGTGGACGAGTGAGTGTGTGTAATCTGACtatcctggatctaccctagACCATAACATggtgagtatttattaagtacttactgtgttaagcacttggacgagcacgatacaacacaattaggagacatgttctcGTGTGTtctgagaagtaacgtggctcagtggaaagagcccgggcttgggaggcagaggtcatgggatcaaatcccggctccaccaattgtcagctgtgtgacttcgggcaagtcacttaacttctctggtcctcaattacctcatctgtaaaatggggattgagactgtgagccccccgaaggacaaacctgatcaccttcattcattcattcattcaatcgtatttattgagcgcttattgtgtgctgaacactgtagtaaacgcatagaaagtacaaattggcaacatgtagagatggtccctatccaacaatgggttcacagtcttgaagagacagacagacaacaaaacaaaacatctggacaggtgtcaagtcatcagaataaatagaaataaagctaaatgcacatcattaacaaaataaacagaatagtaaatatgtacaagtaaaataaatagagtaataaatctgtacaaacatacatacgggtgcagtggcgaggggaaggaggtagggctgggaggacggggaggaggagaggaaaaaaggggctcagtctgggaaggcctcctggaggaggtgagctctcagtagggctttgaaggaaggaagagagctagcttggcggatgtggaggggaagggcattccagcccagggggaggacgtgggccagggtcgacggcggggcaggcgagaacgaggtacagtgaggaggttagtggcagaggagcggagggtgcgggctgggctgtagaaggagagaagggaggcagaggtcatgggttcaaatcccggctccaccaattgtcagctgtgtgacttcgggcaagtcacttaacttctctggtactaaattacctcatctgtgaaatggggattgagactgtgagccccccgagggacaaaccTGACAAACCTATCCCTGATCTTACCTGaaccaggtaggagggggcgaggtgacgtagagccttgaagccaagagtgaggagtttttgcttgatgagtaggttgaatggcagccactggagatttttgaagaagggagtaacattcccagagcttttctgcacaaagatgatcagggcaacagcgtgaagtatagactgaagtggggagagacaggcgtatGGGACAatatagaggaggctgatgcagtaatccagtcgggataggatgagagattgaaccagcaaggtagcggtttggatggagaggaaaggggggatcttggagatgctgcggaggtgagaccggtaggttttggtgacggattggatgtgaggggtgaacgagagagaggagtcgaggatgacaccaaggttgcaggcttgtgggaccttgtaacctccttgtaacctcaccagcgcttggaacagtgttttgcatatagtaagcccttaataaatgttattattattattattattattattattattattattattattattattattattacatgttccctgtccatacggAGGTGACAGTCTAaagaagatatatatatagagagagatatatataaATAGAGAGATAGCGATAGGTATAGATAGAAATATAGATAATTATCTATACTATACTCTACcctatactaagaagcagcatggcctagtggcaacaagACTtgagattcagaggatgtgggttctaatcccagctctgtcatttatctgctgtgcgaccttgggaaagtctcttaacttctctgtgcctcaattacctcatctgtgaaatagaaattcagactgtgagacccgtgtgcgacaaggactttttccaacctgattagcttgcatctatcccagcacatagaacagtgcctggcacataataagaacttagcgaataccataacGAAGGAAGACATATAACACCTGTTTCCAAGTttaatggaagagaagcagtgtggcctagtggaaagagcacacacttgAGAGtccaaagatctgggttctaatcccagctctgccccttacctgcggtgggaccctgggcaagtcatttcccttctctgtgcctcagtttcctcaactgtaaaatggggattctatacttagactgtgagtcctgtgtggaacagagactgtgtctgacctgacgaacttgtatctaccccagcacttagaacagtgctcaacacatagaaagcgcttcacaaataccacaaaaaaacagaGGGAGCGGGATAAAGAAGTGTATCACAGGAAGCTGTAAAATGCATCAGGAGGAAATAAATAATTGCAGTCCAAGTAAACACGCAAACAGATACATAGGTAGATAGAAAGTAGATGCACATATGCTCAGGTTAGGGATGGAGCTCATAACGGGTAAGAGTGTGTTAAATTGACTAGGTTGTGGGGTGAGGTGATTTAATTAGGAAAACTTATCataggaggtgagattttagggaggctttgaaggtaaaggatttggaagggaaggagttccaggttagggaaaCAATCTGGAGAAGGGTTGAGGGTCAGAGTTGGGTGGCAAGAGCCAGGTACAGTTGGAGGGTGATCTCGGTAAGAGGATTGAAAAGTGTGAGGTAGGAGAAcaggtgggtgggatggagagaattTGTGGGTGAGATGGAAAGAGACGGTGCGTGAGATGTGGAGAGCTGGTGAGTGGgttggaaagagatggtgggtgagATGGAGAAAGCTGGCGAGACGTTTTTAAGGCAGTGGTCAAGagttgatggggagggagaaatatactgtttgggagaacccaatacaacagagttgacagagacattctccacccacaacaagcctaccgtctagcgggggagacagatattaatatgaatacataattaatagtctgtaatttaaatatatgtatataaatgctggggggataagggtgggtgtcccaaggtgacccttgggtaccagccaacgcaaggtcaaatgctatctcgtggctacctgagccagcaggaggaactcggaagtgagggtgggataccgcccccacgaccaaagcTGCCAGTTTGACAGCCCAAGATGGTAATACAGAAGGTGTACCTCtctcccgtgccaatcaaatgaggtatggaggagggggagggaagagattggaTAACTACAGCCTGAAAATGGAAAGGCCTAGGagaacaggtgataaatacctgcggcctctaGCCCTCTAGGCAGAGTATCGAGACTTGCAGGGAATAGCTGCAGggcgcctctgtccagagcgtgagaagcccggtctgcctgcaccaagtgaggagccctgggatggggaagtgtcccaACCCACTGGACGCTCCTGGAtctggaagccaggtgcttcgccatgggtatgtaacgaatgaatggattcctcccaaatggaaaatccttgtgggtgggagctaggggcttcccccatgggtgtggaactcaagtggattcctcccgagtgggaagtgcacataagtgcaaacaaactgtaagggaattccacctggttgggacctgggggttctgccacgcgCGAGTAATGTATacgtgtgttcctcccgttaaggaagctctaatattactaattgattatgtttttcccgaaagggaagtacaatctattgcgcctaaacaattacataattcaattcgcctcgtggaataaattttacataaaactcaggctttccgccccccccgccccacttctCTCTCAAGAAAGGTGACAGTGGGGCAAAGATCAGATCCCCCAGAAGGTCCCAGATTCAAGTGCTAAgatcatgcagaagggagatagagccaggaaaaagagggctcattcAGGAAAGATCTCTTCAGGAAAGATCTCTTcaggaaagatgagaagcagcgtagctcagtggaaagagcacgggctttggagtcagaggtcatggattcaaaccctggctccactaactgtcagcagtgtgactttgggcaagtcaattaacttctctgtgcctcagttccctcatctgcaaaatggggattaagactgtgatccccccgtgggacaacctgatcaccttgtatcctccccagcgcttagaacaatgctttgcacatagtaagcgcttaataaatgcaatcattattatctctTAGAGATGTGACCTAAATAAGACTTCAGAAATGGAGAGAGCGGTGTTCTGGGGTATACGGTAGaggggttccaggccaaaggcaagatgtgggaaaggagttggaggggaggtagaggagaacggggcacagtgagtaagctggcattagaggagagggctgggctgtagtaaggcaAGATGCACGTGAAAGCTTCTGACCCAGGAAATCAGGAGAaaccagtgagcttacagaatgGGCCAGCCACCTCGACACCTACCTGTGAGATAGAAGCCACCAAGGGCCTGAAAGACCCCGGAGAGCCCATCCCATGATGCACACAGACTCCTCTGAAGATCTCTACCCTCGTCTTCTCTTGAAAATCTCCCACAGATGACCCAGGACCTTTGGGAAAAAAAGAAGATGTCACTATCTGCAgagcctcccttctccttccgaCAGAGAGAACCGGTGGGGCTTGCGCCCTCTTCCCTTTCAGAAGGCTCACCGACAATCAGGGGGACATTGAGGGGTCTAAGGATTGTCGACGGGACCCGAAACCAGGGGAGAACAGCGAATCCCAGCTCGGGCTTGTCATGATGAGTCAGAGCCggtagctcattttgggcagggaatgtgtctgctaattctgttgtattctgctctcccaagggcttagtatggtgctctacgcagaatacgtgctcagtaaatatcattgatcgagtGAGTGAGGAGAgtttgtggggagaagaaggtgtTCTCCATGGGGaattcaagggaaacaaatgataatattaggagggcactgaagagATGAAGAGTGTTGTGACCTTACACAATCACTGCCACCcaatcgaagccttactgaaggctcatctcctccaagagggcttccctgactaagccttcctttcgtcttctcccattctcttctgcgtcaccctgatttgctctctttattcaccccacactctgtcccacagcacttattcatacatccctaattcatttatttatatcaatgcgtgtctccccctctagtctgtcagTTCGttgggggaaggaaatgtgtccattatattgtgacattgtattctcccaagggcataattcagagctctgcacacagtatgcgctcaataaatatgattgattgattgacttggtggATTTGGagtgggaaggcattccagatcgGTGGAATGGCATGAGCTAGTGGTCAAAGAGCAGCATTGCcctaatctgggagtcagaaggacctgggtgtagTACCAATTTctggctgggagaccttgggcaagttgcttcacttctctgggcctcagttctcctgttgtccctccttccttgactgtgagccccatttgggacagggactgtgtccatcctgattaatttgtgtctaccccagcgtttagaacggtgtttgacatagagtaagcacttaagtactctagactgtaagcttgttttgggtcgtactctcccaagagcttagtgctgtttgctctgcagaaagtaagtgctcaataaatgcaattggctgactgactgcacATAAGAAGTCCCGtaaaacagggagagaggaagagagaattgaAGAAAACCAGTCCATTCGGGgtctatgataatgataataataattaataattatggcattggttaagcgctaactatgtacaaagcactgttctaagcgctggggtagatacaaggtaatcaggttggacacagtcgctgtcccacatggggctcacagtcttaatccccattttacaggtgagttaactggatcccagaaaagtgcagtgacttgcccacgatcacacagcagacgagtggcagagcaaggatccaGAGAGCCCTGTTGGGATAGAAAGGGATTGGAGGGTGGAGTGGTGGTAAAGTCAAGCCCTTGTTATGATTCTTACTTcctatatttattgagaacttacaatGGGCTAAACATTCTTCAAAACGCTGAGGTTAATacggaagactgtgagcttgtagactccagactgtaatcttgttgttggttatattgtaatattgtactctccctagcacttagtccagtgctctacacacagtaagcgctcaataaatacaattcattcaatcgtaatgcttaatgtgtgcagagcactttactaagcgtttgggagacaaTCAGtaacaaagggagacaatcccagcccacaaggtgctcacagtctagaaggggagagacagacatcaggacaagtagacaggcatcagtagcattattataaataaatagaattatagatatacgctgatgacacccagattctacgctgatgacacccagatctacatctctgcccctgctctctccctctccctccaggctcgcatctcctcctgccttcaggacatctccatctggatgtctgcccgccacctaaaactcaacatgtcgaagactgagctccttgtcttccctcccaaaccttgtcctctcgctgactttcccatctctgttgacggcactaccatccttcccgtctcacaagcccgcaaccttggtgtc
The DNA window shown above is from Tachyglossus aculeatus isolate mTacAcu1 unplaced genomic scaffold, mTacAcu1.pri SUPER_32, whole genome shotgun sequence and carries:
- the LOC119921898 gene encoding olfactory receptor 14A2-like encodes the protein MFNVTKVTEFLLLGFSEVRELQLVHAAMFLLVYLAALTGNLLIVAVTALDRRLHTPMYFFLRNLSILDLCLISVTVPKSIHSSLTDHRSISFLGCASQVFSVVLFATSELFVLTAMSYDRYAAICLPLRYEVLMDRGACSKMAAASWLGGGLFAVMSSSGTFSLPFCGSFLIPQFFCDIASVVRLSCSETHPVIVVLLVTGTLSGVFCFVSILVSYARIFWAVLRMPAHEGRAKAFSTCLPHLTVTTMFFTTAIFATLKPSSGSSSALDMVLSVFYVVMPPALNPLIYSLRNRDVKAAVGRVLVGSPFTQGRKLLLLT